The following coding sequences lie in one Mus musculus strain C57BL/6J chromosome 11, GRCm38.p6 C57BL/6J genomic window:
- the Gngt2 gene encoding guanine nucleotide-binding protein G(I)/G(S)/G(O) subunit gamma-T2 isoform X1 → MAQDLSEKELLRMEVEQLKKEVKNPRDLISKTGKEIKDYVEAQAGTDPLLKGIPEDKNPFKEKGTCVLS, encoded by the exons ATGGCCCAGGACCTCAGTGAGAAGGAGCTGTTGAGGATGGAGGTGGAGCAGCTGAAGAAGGAAGTGAAGAACCCACGTGATCTG ATTTCCAAGACAGGAAAGGAAATCAAGGATTATGTAGAGGCCCAAGCAGGGACAGACCCTCTTCTCAAAGGCATCCCAGAAGACAAGAATCCCTTCAAGGAGAAAGGCACTTGTGTGCTAAGCTGA